CGCACGCTGGTCCAGCTTCCGGCCTTCACGCCCGAGGGATGGGTGGAAGCGGCGGCCGAGCACGGCGTGACCCAGGCGATGGTGGTGCCGACCATGCTGGGCCGCATCCTCGACACGCTCGATCAGGAAGGCAAGGACCTGCCCGCGATGCGCCACCTGTCCTATGGGGGCGGCCGCATGCCCGAGCCGGTGATCCGGCGCGCGATGGCGAAGCTGCCGAATGTCTCCTTCGTCAATGCCTATGGGTTGACCGAGACCAGCTCGACCATAGCCTTCCTGAGCCCCGAGGATCATCGCGCCGCGATTGCTTCCGATGATCCGAAATGGCAACGGCGGCTGTCCTCGGTCGGCATCCCGATCCCATCGATCGAACTCGACATCCGCGATCCCGAAGGCCAGCCGGTGCCGCGCGGTACCGCAGGCGAGATCTGGGTGCGCGGAGAGCAGGTGTCGGGCGAATATCTGGGCCGCTCGGCGCTGCGCGAGGGGGGCTGGTATCCCACCAACGATGCCGGCTGGATGGACGAGGACGGCTATCTGTTCGTCGAGGGCCGACTGGACGACGTGATCGTGCGCGGCGGCGAGAACATCTCCCCCGGCGAGATCGAGGATGTGCTGCGTGAGCATCCGGCGGTTGCCGACGTGGCCGTGCTCGGCGTGCCCGACGACGAATGGGGCGAGGCGGTCGCCGCCGTGCTGGTCGTTCGCGAACCGACCCCGGCCGAGGAACTGCGCGACTGGGTCAAGACCCGCCTGCGCTCGACCAAGGTGCCGGGCCTCGTCCTGTTCCGCGACGCGCTGCCGTATAATGACACGGGCAAGCTGCTGCGCCGGGTGCTCAAGCAGGAGCTGGTTCCCGCCCAGGCTGCGTGAGGCGACAGCTCCGCAACGAGCGTCGGCCCGGCGAAGGCCGGGGGCAACGATATCGATCGAACGCCTCTACGCAAAAGACTAGCTTCAGTCCCTCGTCTCGCTGGTGCATCTCCACGCCGACACAGAGGAGCCGAGCATGACCACCCGCACCACCGACGTCGCAACCTTTCCGACCCATGAGGACCGCTTCCGCCTCGACGGGCGCACGGTGTTCCTGTCGGGCGCGGCTGGGCATCTCGGCCGGGCCATGGCGATCGGCTTTGCCCAGGCGGGCGCGCATGTGATCCTCAACGGGCGCACCGCTTCCAAGCTGCAGGAATTCGCCGACGAACTGGCGGCCGCCGGCCATTCGGCCTCGATCGCCGCCTTCGACGTGATGGACCGCGACGCGGCCAACGCCTTCCTCGGCGGGCTCGACCGGCTGGACGTCCTCGTAAACAACGCGATCACCGGGCTCGGCCCGTCGGCCAGTTCGTCGCTGGAGGCTTTCCGCGCGATGGTCGACAGCGGCCTGATCGCCTCCCAGGACAATGTCACCAACGCCCTGCCCGCGCTCGAGGCGGCAGTCGCCGCGACCGGCTCGGCCTCGATCATCAACATCACCTCGATCTGGGCCCATGTCAGCCCCACACCGTCCCTCTATGAGGGCACCGGCCGCCTGACCCCGCCGCAATATGCCGCGACCAAGGGCGGCCTGCTCCAGCTGACCCGCTATCTCGCAGTGCAGCTCGCTCCCAAGAAGATCAGGGTCAATTCGCTGAGCCCGGGCATCTTCCCCTGGGATGACATCACCAACAACGAGCCGGATTTCGTGGAGCGTATCTCGCAAGGGTCACCGATGCGGCGGCTCGGCGAGGCGTGCGAGCTGACCGGCCCGGCGGTGTTCCTCGCCTCCGACGCCTCGACCTACATGACCGGCGCGGATCTGCTGATCGATGGCGGCTGGACGGCCTGGTAAGAGCCGCCCCCGGCTTCTTCCATAAGCCTTCCACTCTTCCCGCAAGGGCGAGCGGAAGGCTTTTCATTCACCTCGCGCGGCGAAAACGGATCGGTAGCCGCTCGATATTGCGATGGCGCCAGTTGGCCATGTGCGGATTGGGCAGGTCCTCGGCCAGCTCGATATCCTCGATCCGGCGCAGGATGGTCGAGAACGCGATCTGCAGCTCCATCTTCGCCAGCAGCCGGCCGGGGCAGGTGTGCGGCCCGAAGTTGAAGGTGATGTGCGATCCCGCCCCCTGCCGCTCGATGTCGAAGGCATGTGGGCAGGCGAACTTGCTGGGATCGTGATTGGCGCCCGACAGGCACAGGCCGATCAGCGCACCTTTCGGGATGGTCACGCCGTGCATCTCGACCTCGCGGGTGGTGATGCGCGGAAACACCGCGATCGAGGTGTCCATGCGCAGGGATTCCTCGACGAAATTCTTCATCAGATCGGGGTTCGCACGCAGCTTCGCCATCTGTTCCGGATGGGTGAGCAGCAGATAGAGCGAATTGCCGAGCATGTTGATGACGGTGCCGAAGCCGCCGGTGATCACGTCGCGCAGGACATTCTGCAGTTCCTGCTCCGTCAACGGCTGATTGTCGACATTCTCGCCGCTGTTCTCGATCACGATCCGGCTGAGCAGATCGCTTCCGGGCGAACGCTTGCGCTGCTCCATCACCTCATGGAGATAATGCTGCATCTCCAGCTCGGCTTCGGCACACTCGCGCAGTTCCTCCTCGGAGAGGACGTGATTGGTGATCCGCGATGTGGTCGTCGCCCATCGCAAGAAATTTTCGATGTTGTCCGGATCGAAGCCGAGATGCTCGGCGATGATCAGCGAGGGGAGCTGGAAGGCAAACTCGCGCATGAAGTCGCATTCGCCCCGATCGATGAAGCGATCGATCAGCATGTCAGTCACTTCCTGGATGCGCGGCTTCAGCGCCTCGACGTTGCGCGCGTTCAGGACCGAATCCAGATATTTGCGGACGCGCCGGTGCTCGGGCAGGTCGGCGCCGTTGAGCACCCGCTTGATCCCCCATCCCCGGCTCTCGAGAATGTCCTGGTACAGCTTCCACCGTTCGCCCTGGATCATGCCGTAGGACAGGTTGTTCGAGAAGGTGGCCGGATCGAGGCTGATCGCCTTGATGTCGTCGAAGCGCGAGACGAGATACACGTCGGTGCCCGGCATATTATACACCGGCGCCTCCTTCTGGAGGCGCTCGTAGAACTCGAACGACTCCTCCTGGAACTCCTTCGACATCAGGTCATAATCGTCGAGTGCCTTCATGGGCTTCATTCTTCCTCTCCTTCGGTCGCGCTAACCCGGCCGACGCATGTCCTCCGCGATCAGTTCGGCGGCGCGCCAGCCCACCGCCATGGCGGGCGCATTGGTGTTGCCTGAAATCAGGGTCGGCATGATCGAGCAGTCGGCCACACGCACGCCGTCGACGCCATGAACCCTCAGCCGCGGATCGACCACCGCGTCCCCACCCGGCCCCATCGAGCAGGTGCCGGTGGTGTGGTTGCCGGTGCGCGCGGTCAGGTCCATTTCGCGCGCGATCTCTTCGTCGCTGGCGGCCTGCGGGCCGGGTACCGTCTCGTGCGCTATAAACGGGGCCAGCGCCGGCTGTGCGAGCATTGTCCGCGCATAGCGCACCATGCGGATGATGCCGGTGCGGTCTTCGGGGGTCGCAAGCCAGTTGGGATGGATGGCGATCTGCTCGCCCGGGTCAGGTGAGCGGATGGCGACATGGCCTTCGCTGGTGGGCCGCAGCAGATAGGCGCCGGCGGTCAGGCCCGGTTCCGCCTCCAGCCCACCGACATAGCCCTGGCCCGGCACGATCGGCTCCATGCTGATCGGCGCAAAATAGAGCTGCACGTCGGGCCGGTCGAGCGAGGGATCGGTGCGGGCGAACGCCCCGACCTCGAACGGGCCGGTGCTGAGTATCCCGTCGCGCCGGAGCAGGTAGCGCGCCACGCTGGCCATGAGGCCCATGCCGCGCAGCCGCCGGTTGTGTCCCGGCTCGTCGCGAAGCCGGTAGCTCATCGAGAGGCCGATATGGTCGCGCATATGCGCGCCGACGCCGGGGCTGTCATGGACAACCGGCAACCCGAGTTGCTGGAGCAACGCGGCCGGGCCGACACCCGACAACTGGAGCAGTTTGGGGGACTGGATCGCGCCCGCCGACAGGATCACCTCCCGGTCGCAGCGGAACTCGACGACCTTTCCCCCCACCGACGCTCGCACGCCGATAGCGCGGCGTCCGTCCCAGACAATCCGCTCGGCATGGGCATCGCGCACGATATGGAGATTGGGTCGATGGCGAATCGGATCGAGGAAGGCCGCCGCCGCGCTCATCCGGCGGCCATCGGCTATGCTGTGCGCGAAATAGCCGATGCCTTCCTGCGAAAGTGCGTTGAAATCCTCGCTGCGGGGCAGCCCCATCTGCTCGCCGGCCGCGATGATCCTTTCGGCGAAGGGGTAGCGGTAGTGGCCGGCGGTGACGGGCAACGGCCCGCCCGCCCCGCGCGTCTCGCTGGCACCGAGGCTGTGGTCCTCCATCTCGCGGAAGACGCGCCACATCTCCGCGCCGTCCCAGCCCGCATTGCCCCGCGCCGCCCAGTCGTCATAATCCTGACGCTGGCCGCGAATGTAGATCATGCCGTTGATCGAGCTGGAGCCCCCCAGCACCCGCCCGCGCGGCCACATCTCCCCGGCGCGGCCACGATGCGGCTGCGGCTCGGTCGCGAAGTTCCAGGCTAGATCGGGGCGCAGCGCCGCCTTCGCGAAGCCCTTCGGCATCCGGACCAGGAAATGGCCCGGCCTGGCACCGGCTTCCAGCAGGATCACCGTGACGTCCGGATCGGCGCTCAGCCGGTTGGCGAGCACGCAGCCCGCCGAGCCGGCCCCTACGATGATAAAGTCCGCACGCTGGATCATGGTCCCTCCCAGCTTCCAGCCCTATCGAAAGACCCCGCCCGGGCCGGCCCGTTAAAAAGGCTAGGTCAGCGACGGAGGAACCTCCGGACGGCCGGGGACGAGGGCCGCGATGGTCATGAGAAATCGCATTCATGCTCGCTTCACGGCAACTGGCCTTTTGGCCAATGCGGTCGGACGCGCAGAGCCATTATATCGATCATCGCGTCTTCGCATCGACACGATATGCGCGGCGCAACTCAAGAGTGATGGGGCAACAAGACCCACAACGGAAGGGGATTTGCATGCAGGATTTCCGAGCAATGGCGTCGCGCAACCGCGCCAGCCTGAAGAGCAGCACCTTGCTGACCGCCGCCGCACTGTCAGCGGCTTTCGCGGCACCGGCATTTGCCCAGTCCGCTGCCACCGCCCCGCAGGCTGCCGGGGAAGCGGCATCGATCGCCGACGGTAGCGAGATCCTCGTTACCGCCCGCCGCCGCGCAGAGCGCCTGCAGGACGTGCCGGTCGCCGCGGCAGCCGTCAACGCCGCGCAGATCCGCCAATATGACATGACCACCCTGGCCAATATCCGCATCGTCGCACCGCAGATTTCGTTCGATCGCGGCTTCACCGGATCGGGCGCGTCGATCGCGCTGCGCGGCGTGAGTTCGTCGAACCTCGACGCCGGCATCGAGCAATCGGTGCTGCTGGACGTCGACGGCCTGCCGACTAGCCGTGGCCGCCTGCTGAACGACGCGATGTTCGACATCCAGGAAGTCACCGTGATGAAGGGCCCGCAGTCGCTGTTCTTCGGCAAGAACAGCCCCGCCGGCGTGGTCGCGCTGAAGAGCGCCGGCCCGACCTCCAGCTTCGAGGGCTATGCGCGCGTCGGCTATGAGTTCACCAACGACCAGTCGTCGATCGAGGCCGCGATATCGGGGCCGATCAACGAGAATTGGGGCTATCGCGTCGCCATCTACGGAAGCAACAGCGAAGGCTATATCCGGAACCAGAGCCCTGGCATCGCCGATCCGTTCCGCACGACCCCCGCGCTCCAGGCAGGGGGCACCTTCGTACCCGCCGGCTACAAGCGACTGGGCGCGGAAAAGAAGCTCTCCGGCCGTCTGACGCTCGCCTATGACAATGGCAACGGCTTTGATGCGACCTTCAAGCTGCTCGGCTCGCATTATTCCGGCCAGGGCCTGCAGTCCTTCTCCGAAGTCATGGGTTGTCCTGCGGGACGCACCCAGCCCGCCTCGTCGGGCCGGATCGATCCCTATGGCGACTGCAAGCTGAACGATCGCTCCTCGCAGGGCCACCTGCCGCCGGCGGTGGTAGCGGCCTGGCCCGAAATCCGCAGCTGGAACACGGGCGGTCCGTCGGCCCGGAACAAGTCCATCGTCCCGACGCTGTCGATGAACTACAAGGCCGGCGATATCACGCTGACCTCGGTCACCGGCCTCTACCATTATGATTTCCGCAGCTCGGGCAACGCGGATGCAACCGCCTATACCTTCTTCTGGTCGTACAACACGGAGAAGAACACCAGCTTCTACCAGGAAGTCCGCGCTGTCTCGGATTTCGAAGGTCCGCTGAACTTCGCCGCGGGCGGCCATTACGAGAATAACGACCGCACCTTCACGGTCGGCGGCTTCCTGGGCCCGATCGCAGCCGATCCGCGCAACGGCAGGCTGCACAGCCATGACAATATCCAGGACAACAAGAGCCACGCCTTCTCGGTCTTCGGCCAGCTGACCTACAAGTTCCTGGATAACTTCGAACTGGCGGGCGGCGCGCGCTATACCCGGGAAACCAAGAAGGCCGATCTGTCCAATGCCTTCGTGAACCGGAACCAGCTCGGCCTGAAGGCCGAAGGCGATCATATCATCGGCAAGCAGACCCAGACCAACACCTCGCCCGAAGCAACCCTGACCTGGCGTCCGTCGAGCACCCTGATGATCTACGGCGCCTACAAAACGGGCTATCTGTCGGGCGGCTTCTCCAATCTCGGCACGCTCGCCGCCAGCAACAACCTGGCCAATGTGACCTTCGGTGCGGAGAAGGCGGAAGGCTTCGAGCTCGGCACCAAGTTCCAGGCGTTCGATCGTGCCCTGTCCGGCTCGCTCACGGCCTATCGCTACAAATATAAGGGCCTGCAGCTGACCGCGCTCAACGCCGTCACCGCTGTGTTCCAGACCCAGAACGCGGCGAGCACCATCACCAAGGGTATCGAGCTGGAAGGTTCGTACCGGACGCCGATGGATGGGCTCACGCTCCGCGGCAGCGTCTCCTACAACCGCGCGGAATATGAGGATTTCGCGGGTGCGCAGTGCTACGCCGGTCAGACGGCGGCGCAGGGCTGCCTGCCGGTGCCGGGTTCAGCCACCGCGCGCGCGCAGGACCTCAGCGGCCGGGACGTCTATCGCGCGCCGCATTGGACGATCACGGGCGGCGGCGTCTACGACATACCGATGTCGAACGACTATAAGCTGTCGCTCAACGCCGACTATCGCTGGACTTCGGGCTATTATGCCTCGCTCCAGGAAAATCCGGCGGGCTATCAGAAGCGCTATCTGGTGCTGAACGCGGGTGCCCGCTTCAGCCCCGGCAGCGACAACTGGTCGCTGGCGGTGATCGGCCGCAACCTGACCAACAAGCGCTACGCGACGATCGGCGTCGACAAGCCGGGCGGCACCGGCGAGGTGTTCGCCGTGGCCGGCGAGCCCCGCGCGGTGGTCCTGCAAGCGGAGGTCCGCTTCTAGGCATCCTCTGAGATGGGAAAAGGGCCCGGTGCCGGGTGGCGCCGGGCCCTTTTTCTTTGTCCATCGCCCCGGCGGAGGGCGTGGCCGTGAGCGGTTCTTGCGAGCCACACCGGGCAGGGACCTTCGATGGCCCCGGCCTCCGCCGGGGCGGCGCTCTAACCGCCCATCACCGTTCCTGCCGCGCGCAATCCGGTGGTCAACGCCGCCGCCAGACCACCGCCATATCCGCCACGATAGACGTCGCCGACATCGGCGCCCGCCGCGAGCAGGCCGCCGACAGGAGCACCATCCGCCCTCAGCACACGCATCCGATCGTCGCAGCGCAGGCCGGCGAAAGTGAAGGTGATCGCCGGATAGACGATCAGCCCATAATAGGGCGCCCGCGCGAGCGGCTTGTGCGGCTGATGCACGCGGGGCGGCGAGAGATTCTCCCAATCCTCGCGGGCGCAGCGATTATAGTCGCTCAGCGTCGCGAGACATTGACCGCGGTCGAAGCCATGCGCTCCGGCGAAGGAGGCGATTTCGTCGAGCGTGTCCGCCACGATTCCTTCGCCGCCATGCTCCAGGGCGACCTGCATCCGGTCCTCGGGCGGTGCGACCTCGACGACGGCGGTGACGCCATGGGCCTGGTGGATCGCATCGTCCGACACCATCAGCGCCCGACCGCCCGGCTGCTGGAGAGTCTGGTGGGTGTTGGCGTGATCGCCCTCGCTCTCGTCGCAGAAGCGATGACCGGCCTCGTTGAGCAGCACCGTATAATCGCTGTGATATTGCGACAGCCGGGTGAACAGCCGCGGGTCGCCCCAGGCGGGGGAGCCGCTGACCAGATGGCCGTAGAAGCCGAGATTGCCCTTGGGCGCGTCGCCGCCCGCCGCCGTACCCAGCCGCAGTCCGGCACCATCGCTGGTGGGATTGGATCGCAGCAGCACGCTCCGCCCGTTGGGCCCCAGATAGGCTTCGCGCAGCTCGGCCGATCCCTGGAAACCGCCCGTGGACAGCAGCGTCCATGGCGCAAAGATATCCATCTCGCCGTCGGCATGCACGGTGTGCGCGCCGACCACGCGGCCTTCCGCGTCAGTCAGCAGCCGCTCGACCCTTGTATCGCGCACGACGATGCCGCCGGCGCCTTCCACCGTCACCACCGCCTGGGCGAAATGGCCGAGCAGATCGGCCTGGTAGCCCCGCCCGTTGAGTGGATTGACGACGTTGGACATATGCACGTCACGGCCGCGCAGCCAGGCGACGCCATCGCGGTAGCCCTGCGCCACCAGCGCCGAGAAAGCCGGATCGCCGCCGCCATGATAGGCCATCTTGGCGGTGGACTCGAGCGTCCAGAGGATGCCGCCCGACATGGCCGCCGATCCGCCGACCTCGGCCGCCGCCTCTATCACCACGACCCGCAACCCCGCTTCGGCCGCGCGCGCGGCGGCGCTGAGGCCGGCCATGCCGGCTCCGATCACGATTAGATCGAATGTGAGCTGCTCGTCCTGCATGGCCTCTTCCATCATGATTGTCGCGAGGGAGCATGCCGTTCCGGCCCTGATCCCGCCTACCGATCAAAAGGACAGGTCGGCCCGCCATTGGGAAGACCGATTCGAGGGAGGCGGCCTCGGAGAGCGCCTCGGATGGATGGAAAAGGCTGTGACGAAAGCCGCCACCGCACGCTGGAATCTCCATTTGGTAAATCGACCAATTTTTCCAGAAAACTGCCATTTCCAACCAGATTGACGGCTGCCTGGGAACTTTATCCGATCGTCCAAACATCTTAATTCATGATGATGATTGGCAGTTTTTCTTGCCGCCTCACCGGGACTGGGATATGGTTGTCCCCGACAGGCAAACAGCCAGCACAGATCGGGAGTGGTTGCCATGAATCCGCATGATATCGACTCGCTTCGCATCGCCACGCCGGCCGATGTGCGCCCCGCGGCCGAGGCCTTTTACGCGCTGGCGCGCGACCGCTTCGACTGTCGCGTCGCGACCTGCCACAACATCGCCGTCAAGCAGCTGATGCGCGATGCCGAGGGCAATATCCTGGCGACCGACGTGTTCGGCTGGACCGATGACGAGGACGACCGGTGGTGGCGGACCCCGCAGCTCGCGCTCGCCTCCCCGCTCACCACCGCCTGCCGCTATGAGAGCGATCCCTTCTGGTGCAATGGCGACGGCTTCTACACGATGCGTCCCAATCGCTGGCTCGACGGCATCGACCTCACCAATTTCGAGCGCCGCAGCTTCGCCCGCACGGCGATCGTGGTGCCGATCCACATGCCCTTCGGCCAGATCGGCGCGGTCAGCTTCACTTCGACCGATCCGTCGCGTACCGACTTGTCCGAGGAGTTCGCCGCCCATGGCGAGACGCTGGGCCTCTATTCGCGCGCCTTCATCACCTCCTACCAGCGGGTGATGGTCGCGCCCGAGCGGCTGCCGGTCGGCGGCACGATGCTGAGCAAGCGCGAGGTCGAATGCCTGCGCTGGGCGGCGATCGGCAAGACCGATTATGAGATCAGCCTGATCATGGCGCGCAGCCGCGCGACGGTGCGCTTTCACATCCACAATGCGGCGACCAAGCTCGATGCCGTGAACCGCAGCCAGACCGTCTTCAAGGCCGCCCAGCTTGGCTATATCGGGCTGAACAGCTGATCGCGACATAGCCGGGACGTTCCAATGCGGACGATCAGAGCCCAAGCACCGTCTTGGCGATGATCGTCCGCTGCACTTCGTTGCTGCCCCCGAAGATCGTCCAGGCCCGGCCATTGAGCGCGCGGGCCGGGGCAACCTGCGCCTCCTTGCTGCGGATCGGCGCCTCGCCGCCGGGCGCATAGAGCGGCCGCGCCGTCGACAGCTGCAGCCCGGCATAGCCGAATGCCGACATGGTCAGCGAGTCGATCTGCTGATGCAGCGTCGAAGCACACATCTTGACCAGCGACGTCTGCGGCCCCGGCGCCTTGCCCTCGGCGATCTCGGCGAGAATGCGCAGCTCCGTCATTTCCAGGGCCAACGCCTCCAGCTCGGTCCGTGCCAGCCGGGCCGCGAACAGCGGATCATCGAGCAGCGCGCCACCCGCGCCATCGCGCTCCTCCGCCGCGATCCGCCGCAAAGCTCCAAGCTCCGCCAGCAGGCGCGGCGCATGGCAGGAACCGCCGCGCTCGTTTTCCAGCAGGAACTTGGCGATCGTCCAGCCCTGCCCTTCATCGCCCACCCGATCGGCCACCGGCACCTTCACATCGTCGAAGAAGACCGCATTGACCTCATGGTCCCCAGCCATGCCGATGATCGGCTTCACCTCGACTCCCTGCTGCCGCATGTCGATCAACAGGAAGCTCATCCCGCGCTGCGGCTTCACCTCAGCGTCGGTACGCACCAGGCAGAAGATATGGTCGGCGAACTGGGCGTGGGTGGTCCACAGCTTGCTGCCGTTGACGATATAATGATCGCCGTCCCGCACCGCGCGCGTCTTCAGGCTGGCGAGATCCGAACCCGAGGAGGGCTCGGAAAAGCCCTGGCACCAATAATCCTCTCCCGACAATATGCGCGGCAGCAGGCTGCTCTTCTGCGCCTCCGTCCCGAAGGTCCAGAGAACGGGCGCCAGCAGCTTGAGGCTGAGGACGGGAAGATTGGGCGCGTCGGCGAGCGCCAGTTCCTTCTCGAAGATATAGCGCTGCACCGGCGTCCAGCCGGTACCGCCATGCTCGACCGGCCAGTTATAGC
The sequence above is drawn from the Rhizorhabdus dicambivorans genome and encodes:
- a CDS encoding class I adenylate-forming enzyme family protein — its product is MNIALLMEMAASGLGDRTAIVSGGQKLSYDELQRRALISAELFAARAGEKIAYVGVNSIAFPLALFGSALAGKPFTPLNYRLPDTELRRLVARTAPATLVADDDMAPRVAGIDGVEVVTVSELLAAAPQPAGFVPAEHEIAVLLFTSGTTGEPKAGVLRHANLTSYVISTVEFMAAGEDEAALVSVPPYHIAGISAVLTSIYAGRTLVQLPAFTPEGWVEAAAEHGVTQAMVVPTMLGRILDTLDQEGKDLPAMRHLSYGGGRMPEPVIRRAMAKLPNVSFVNAYGLTETSSTIAFLSPEDHRAAIASDDPKWQRRLSSVGIPIPSIELDIRDPEGQPVPRGTAGEIWVRGEQVSGEYLGRSALREGGWYPTNDAGWMDEDGYLFVEGRLDDVIVRGGENISPGEIEDVLREHPAVADVAVLGVPDDEWGEAVAAVLVVREPTPAEELRDWVKTRLRSTKVPGLVLFRDALPYNDTGKLLRRVLKQELVPAQAA
- a CDS encoding SDR family NAD(P)-dependent oxidoreductase; the encoded protein is MTTRTTDVATFPTHEDRFRLDGRTVFLSGAAGHLGRAMAIGFAQAGAHVILNGRTASKLQEFADELAAAGHSASIAAFDVMDRDAANAFLGGLDRLDVLVNNAITGLGPSASSSLEAFRAMVDSGLIASQDNVTNALPALEAAVAATGSASIINITSIWAHVSPTPSLYEGTGRLTPPQYAATKGGLLQLTRYLAVQLAPKKIRVNSLSPGIFPWDDITNNEPDFVERISQGSPMRRLGEACELTGPAVFLASDASTYMTGADLLIDGGWTAW
- a CDS encoding cytochrome P450, which encodes MKPMKALDDYDLMSKEFQEESFEFYERLQKEAPVYNMPGTDVYLVSRFDDIKAISLDPATFSNNLSYGMIQGERWKLYQDILESRGWGIKRVLNGADLPEHRRVRKYLDSVLNARNVEALKPRIQEVTDMLIDRFIDRGECDFMREFAFQLPSLIIAEHLGFDPDNIENFLRWATTTSRITNHVLSEEELRECAEAELEMQHYLHEVMEQRKRSPGSDLLSRIVIENSGENVDNQPLTEQELQNVLRDVITGGFGTVINMLGNSLYLLLTHPEQMAKLRANPDLMKNFVEESLRMDTSIAVFPRITTREVEMHGVTIPKGALIGLCLSGANHDPSKFACPHAFDIERQGAGSHITFNFGPHTCPGRLLAKMELQIAFSTILRRIEDIELAEDLPNPHMANWRHRNIERLPIRFRRAR
- a CDS encoding GMC family oxidoreductase is translated as MIQRADFIIVGAGSAGCVLANRLSADPDVTVILLEAGARPGHFLVRMPKGFAKAALRPDLAWNFATEPQPHRGRAGEMWPRGRVLGGSSSINGMIYIRGQRQDYDDWAARGNAGWDGAEMWRVFREMEDHSLGASETRGAGGPLPVTAGHYRYPFAERIIAAGEQMGLPRSEDFNALSQEGIGYFAHSIADGRRMSAAAAFLDPIRHRPNLHIVRDAHAERIVWDGRRAIGVRASVGGKVVEFRCDREVILSAGAIQSPKLLQLSGVGPAALLQQLGLPVVHDSPGVGAHMRDHIGLSMSYRLRDEPGHNRRLRGMGLMASVARYLLRRDGILSTGPFEVGAFARTDPSLDRPDVQLYFAPISMEPIVPGQGYVGGLEAEPGLTAGAYLLRPTSEGHVAIRSPDPGEQIAIHPNWLATPEDRTGIIRMVRYARTMLAQPALAPFIAHETVPGPQAASDEEIAREMDLTARTGNHTTGTCSMGPGGDAVVDPRLRVHGVDGVRVADCSIMPTLISGNTNAPAMAVGWRAAELIAEDMRRPG
- a CDS encoding TonB-dependent receptor — encoded protein: MQDFRAMASRNRASLKSSTLLTAAALSAAFAAPAFAQSAATAPQAAGEAASIADGSEILVTARRRAERLQDVPVAAAAVNAAQIRQYDMTTLANIRIVAPQISFDRGFTGSGASIALRGVSSSNLDAGIEQSVLLDVDGLPTSRGRLLNDAMFDIQEVTVMKGPQSLFFGKNSPAGVVALKSAGPTSSFEGYARVGYEFTNDQSSIEAAISGPINENWGYRVAIYGSNSEGYIRNQSPGIADPFRTTPALQAGGTFVPAGYKRLGAEKKLSGRLTLAYDNGNGFDATFKLLGSHYSGQGLQSFSEVMGCPAGRTQPASSGRIDPYGDCKLNDRSSQGHLPPAVVAAWPEIRSWNTGGPSARNKSIVPTLSMNYKAGDITLTSVTGLYHYDFRSSGNADATAYTFFWSYNTEKNTSFYQEVRAVSDFEGPLNFAAGGHYENNDRTFTVGGFLGPIAADPRNGRLHSHDNIQDNKSHAFSVFGQLTYKFLDNFELAGGARYTRETKKADLSNAFVNRNQLGLKAEGDHIIGKQTQTNTSPEATLTWRPSSTLMIYGAYKTGYLSGGFSNLGTLAASNNLANVTFGAEKAEGFELGTKFQAFDRALSGSLTAYRYKYKGLQLTALNAVTAVFQTQNAASTITKGIELEGSYRTPMDGLTLRGSVSYNRAEYEDFAGAQCYAGQTAAQGCLPVPGSATARAQDLSGRDVYRAPHWTITGGGVYDIPMSNDYKLSLNADYRWTSGYYASLQENPAGYQKRYLVLNAGARFSPGSDNWSLAVIGRNLTNKRYATIGVDKPGGTGEVFAVAGEPRAVVLQAEVRF
- a CDS encoding FAD-dependent oxidoreductase: MQDEQLTFDLIVIGAGMAGLSAAARAAEAGLRVVVIEAAAEVGGSAAMSGGILWTLESTAKMAYHGGGDPAFSALVAQGYRDGVAWLRGRDVHMSNVVNPLNGRGYQADLLGHFAQAVVTVEGAGGIVVRDTRVERLLTDAEGRVVGAHTVHADGEMDIFAPWTLLSTGGFQGSAELREAYLGPNGRSVLLRSNPTSDGAGLRLGTAAGGDAPKGNLGFYGHLVSGSPAWGDPRLFTRLSQYHSDYTVLLNEAGHRFCDESEGDHANTHQTLQQPGGRALMVSDDAIHQAHGVTAVVEVAPPEDRMQVALEHGGEGIVADTLDEIASFAGAHGFDRGQCLATLSDYNRCAREDWENLSPPRVHQPHKPLARAPYYGLIVYPAITFTFAGLRCDDRMRVLRADGAPVGGLLAAGADVGDVYRGGYGGGLAAALTTGLRAAGTVMGG
- a CDS encoding helix-turn-helix transcriptional regulator encodes the protein MNPHDIDSLRIATPADVRPAAEAFYALARDRFDCRVATCHNIAVKQLMRDAEGNILATDVFGWTDDEDDRWWRTPQLALASPLTTACRYESDPFWCNGDGFYTMRPNRWLDGIDLTNFERRSFARTAIVVPIHMPFGQIGAVSFTSTDPSRTDLSEEFAAHGETLGLYSRAFITSYQRVMVAPERLPVGGTMLSKREVECLRWAAIGKTDYEISLIMARSRATVRFHIHNAATKLDAVNRSQTVFKAAQLGYIGLNS
- a CDS encoding acyl-CoA dehydrogenase family protein, which translates into the protein MDFEYSEGEQRFREEVIAFLDTHLTPDLRAGARATPVVFAEPDIGLVWQRILHEKGWLGYNWPVEHGGTGWTPVQRYIFEKELALADAPNLPVLSLKLLAPVLWTFGTEAQKSSLLPRILSGEDYWCQGFSEPSSGSDLASLKTRAVRDGDHYIVNGSKLWTTHAQFADHIFCLVRTDAEVKPQRGMSFLLIDMRQQGVEVKPIIGMAGDHEVNAVFFDDVKVPVADRVGDEGQGWTIAKFLLENERGGSCHAPRLLAELGALRRIAAEERDGAGGALLDDPLFAARLARTELEALALEMTELRILAEIAEGKAPGPQTSLVKMCASTLHQQIDSLTMSAFGYAGLQLSTARPLYAPGGEAPIRSKEAQVAPARALNGRAWTIFGGSNEVQRTIIAKTVLGL